The Brassica napus cultivar Da-Ae chromosome C1, Da-Ae, whole genome shotgun sequence DNA segment ttatgtttatataatattttcaaaaattttgggaGCCTGTTGCAAATGTTTGAGCCAACATGGTCCAGGACTGGCCCTGTCTCCTTagctgaaaaaataaataatattaagttATGTAAACTTCTAATCTAAAATTAGTCGGTGATAAACGGACTGATCCTTGTTACAAGGCTTTCTTTCAGCTTCCGATATGAGACTTTATCCTTAATATATAGGGTCGACCACTTATTTCCCCACGAGAACTATTGTATAGTGCTGTATGTCTCCGAAACTATTGCTTCTATCTGTTTGTCTCCGAGAATAAAGTTCAATTCCTATTTTCTCCCGAATATATAGTTCGAAACCTATTTCTCTCCAATCATCGAATTAGACGGTATACTATCGGTTCCGATCTATGATGTAAACCAGAGCcgaaataaaccaaaatatagtCAATTAACCATACCAAAACCCGACCCATTAAAATTTGTGAAAACCCCAAATCACAAAAATCAGTAAGAACCCTAACTTTTGAAATCAATTTTAATCTTTGTGAAGGTGATGGCTGGAGGTCGGAGCAACACGTCTGGAGATTCGAGGGGATCATCGTCTGGTCCTCGGCCAGAGGTGCTGGAAGATTTTTCAGTGTTCCTAAGAAATGTTGGTGTGGTGAGCTAATGGTGACGTTGACGTCCAATTCCGACTAGAATCCATACCAGAGATACTTGCGATGTTCATTTGCGGCAGAGAATAAGGTAATGTAATTGTTTCAGATAGTGCTtgggatttttctttttgattatcAGTGTTgtgattgtttttaatttgtagcTTCAAAATGATAATCACATCTTCAAGTGGGCGGATGAGGCTTTATTGAACGAGGTTGATAGACTTTTACTCATCTTCTGTGTTTTTCTACAGCTCCAGAGATTGACGCCATTGATCTCTTATCCATTTCGCTAGCAATTTGGGGATTTTGCGTAAGGTCGGGTTCTGGGTTTACGTTTATGAcgttggtttttttttctttttttaataatgagGCTGGATCTTTAATCGGGTTTAAATCAGTCTTAATTGGATCTTAGTTGGTTAACTATCAATTTTAAGTGGTTTACGGTTTCGCTTGAAACAGTAAACCGATATTAAACGTCTAATTCGATGATTGGGGAGAAATATGTTTCGAACTATATATTCGGGGGGAAATAGAAATATAACTTTATTTTCGGGGACAAATAGATAGAGGCAGTAGTTTCGGAGACATATAGCAGTATACAATAGTTATCGTGGGGAAATAGGTGGTCGACCCTAAATATAACGTCATTCTTTAGGGGGTGTTATTGGTTCatatattttaatggatttgaaaatacaagtcaaatctagtgttattggttatgtgattttaaaatcaatattcAAATCATCGTTATtggttatatgattttaaaatctatattcaACTCAATTGttattagtttatgattttaaaacagattttaaaatcaggtgttattcaataataataatttgtttgaagatttgatttaaaattagatttgaatggatttatgaatgattttaagttaaaaatacaaaggagCAAATATTGAGTTGAACCTTGATATTTTGACAAATCTGTATTATTGGTTTTCCTAATATCTTTTCGGCACCAAGTTTCGTATATATGTATTGCATACGTTAATTATAACAAGCACTCACAAAGATAAACGGTAGGGTGCTTGTAACATTTCCAATTAAAAACATTGAGCACTCATCacacttttgaaagttttctaTTTTTCCAATTGTCCAATTTCCACATTTTCCTAGTTTTCTATTTCTATCGTAGTGGTCGGTCTAtcatagttatatataatatctaCTATACATTAGAAAATTAATACAAGAAACAAACACTTTAAAACCCTAAAAGAGCATCAATGGAAGAATCACAACAAGAACCACAATGTTAGCCGCAGCCAGTTACAAAGACGTTTGTTTTCTGTGTCCATGTAAAGGTAACGAGAACTTAAATGCTACAGTATGGTCTCTTCTATGCATCACATGGCTTTAACAGTTTCTTGTCTGGAACATCCTACATAGCCAATCTTTATCCCTTTAGGGTTAGTCTATTATGTATATACAGAGTGGAGGTTAATTCACTTTCATACGAAGATACAACTTGTATATAATGATGTAAACAGTGATATAAGAACCTGTAGGCACTATCGGGGGATAATAATATTAACACGTTATCATTAGGGTATCTCTCCTTAACTATTTGGCTGATTTACGATAATCcagttattttgattttgaaatctaTATCATTGATTCTGAAATCTACTTATTTGACTAAAATCTAtgtatttatcaaaaatttCTAAATCCAAGAAAGAATCctaaattcattaaaatactacaaccaataacccccacTTAACCTAATCTTGCGGTTTCTTGTTTTTGTTGTAGCGTGGAAGACCGATCCATTCGGGGAACCGATTTTTGCGGAAGGGTTACCAAGGAAACTGGCAGATCCATTTGACTATGGTGCAGGACTAGTGAACGTGGAAAGAGCCAAAGATCCATGACTAGTTTACGACATGAACCTCGATGATGACATCTTCTACTTCTGCGCCTCTGGTTACAATGATACAGCAATCACTGTACTCACCGGAAAACCCACAGAATGCTCGTCTCCCTTACCTTCTGTTATTGACGTTAACTATCCAGCCATCACGATTCCAAACCTTCAAAGGAGAAGTGACGGTCACGACTCGGTTTATAGAGCCGTGGTCGAGGCTCCGGAAGGTGTGAAGATTGCTGTTGAACCGGAGACTCTAGTGTTTAACAACAGCACGAAGAAACTTGGGTTTAGGTTACTTCTTTGGTAGCTTCACTTGGACTGATGGGACTCGAAATGTTGTCATTCCTTTGTCTGTTAGGAATCGTGTTTCGATGCTAAAATgttatgttattttgttttcttttatcttttttataaaaaaaaaacaaataataggAAATGTAATCATATGAAATTATTAATTCAGTCGTTTCGTTTTGGCGAAcacaaaagagaagaagaaaactttACCGCTGCCGATCTCCCTCCGTGGTGGGCCGTGCTCGTCACCGCCACTATGTGAGGGAGGATCTCCTCCGCCTCCTTAGTTTAATCtaagttttatttgttttcttgtctttttgGGTGAGGGTTTCCTTCTCAGTCCGGTGAGTGCTAGTTTGGCTCTGTCTCAAGTAGTCTGTGCTTGTCCCTTGGTGGCTTGTCTTCCTTGGTGCGTCGCTTGACATAGTACGGTGGTTGGTTCAGTTCTTGGTCCAGATCTACCGGATCTTGGGTTGATAAATTTGTAGGGTCTTGGAGTCTTTTGTGGCTGTTTCGGTGCTTGGATCCCTTTAGTATCTGTCGGTTTGGTGCGGAGGGGTATGTTTCTTTGAGGCTTTTTTTTTGCAACAGTGAAGCGTCCCGAGGATACTTTGGTTGCTACTGGCTTCTCTCCGGTGAAAAGGTCTGATTTGAGGTGTATTGTTCTTCATCCTGCTGTGTGGTCTGGTGGGTGGACCTGTTTCTGTTCTTTGGTTTGGTTGTCAAGCTCTCATGTGTTGGTGGTCTGTCCTTATTGGAGGTTCATCCTCGTTTCGTTTGGCTATCTCCTTGTAAGCTTCCGGTGGTTCTAAGTTTCATGGTTATTATCTCTTCCGTGCTCTCTTTTGAGCTCTCAGTAATGTGGGAATTTAAGTTTCGAAATTTGCCTGGTTGTTTATGTGCCCCGTGTGTGGGTTTAAGGATCcctttttatgggtttttgttTCCCTTCTTATGGGATTTAGTTTCTGGGGATATCTTCTTCCTTCAGCTTATGTAGTAAACTATGTATTACACTTTGTTGTTCTAAAATAATccaatttgagaaaaaaaaaaaggaaatgtaATCATATTCTCTTTCTTTGACTCTAACTGAAACCACATCAATAATAACAAACTGAGACtaagattctctctctctctctctcttaacaTGAGAAGCAGCTATATAACTCATGCCTTTTAACcataaacaagaaaagaaacacTTCTGTGTGAAAATTATCGGAGAAGAAGGAAAAATAATGGGCGGAGGAAACAAATTTCAAGAACCAGTCAAGATTAACCGTAGGAGACAAGTAaggaaagagaaggaagaagatgaagtcaATGAAAGCTTCAAATCGCCAAATCTTGAAGCTGAGAGACGTAGAAGAGAGAAGCTACATGGTCGGCTTATGGCTCTGCGATCTCATGTTCCAACTGTCACAAACGTAAAATCCACAATCTTAGATTTTTGTtcattgtgtgtgtgtgttttttggtGATGATAGCtgtagtttttgtttttctttttgttgttatCCAGATGACTAAAGCGAGTATTGTTGAAGATGCGATTACTTACATAGGAGAGCTTCAGAAGATTGTTGAGAATCTTACAGAGAAGCTTCATGAAATGGAAGAAACTCCTCTTGAGATTTATGAACAACAAACGGTTCATACTATAAAACCTGAGGTTGAAGCTATTGATTTGAAAATGGAGATGAAGAAAACGGGAATCgaggttttttttatttatcagtCGGTTTCTTGATtcctttttttatctttcttgatgattttttttgttattttggacAGGAGAATGTGCAGTTTTGTAAGATTGGGAAGAGGAAGTTTTGGTTAAAGATCACAACTGAGAAGAGACCTGGGATCTTTACTAAATTCATGGAGGTTATGTGCCTGTTGGGATTTGAGATCATTGACATTACTCTAGCTACTTCAAATGGAGCAATTATTATTAGTTCCTCTGTTCAGATACTTCAGGGACTATGTGATGGTGACTCTGTTGATCCTCAACAGACAAAGGACTTTCTGTTGGAAGTCATGAGAAGCAATCCATGAGTAATACATCTTGGAACTTTTCTAGCTAATAAAGATTTCCCTTGATTCACAATTTTTAATCCTAGTTTAATGTGAAATGATTCAGATGAAACAGAGCCTCATCTTATCTCATCTGTTTCTGCAAAATGTTGTTAATTAGCCTCTGTTTTTCTGCCTTAGTCCAGTGTTGATTGAACCTTCTAGTTAGTCGAGGCttctcttttcattttcatgtgaTGCTGTGACCTGTGATAACATAGATTGTTGCAGTTTCTTAGAAATTTGTTGTGCTCTATAAGAATGTGATTAATAATTTGGATTTTATACGGAACTTATGTAAGTGGGTATGAATTCTGAAGGAGAATGAACGACTTGTGAACAAATTTCTCAAAACAAGAGGTGTAtctcaacataaaaaaaattaatgaaaactaATGAAAGAGGAGAGATAAGTTCTCATTTAGTAATATGTAAGATATCCCAAAGAACCTTAAatatgttataaatcaattggtggacgtccataaccggcccgatccataaccggcccatacacttagagagagacggtccaaccctagagagtgagaggcggccgcgagacttggagaggagagagacggctacaacttgcctattttctaattcgtttatgtttatgatttgtaatcattcctattattgtatttccatttatctctcttgtagtccctatataaagggaacacttattcattaataatatacagaaacttacagttctaaatccttaagtttacaacacgttatcagcacgatagcctctaacactctgagcctaaaaccaaatcgctaaaaccctaaaaccctaaatgaaaaggaaacTACCTCGGAACTACGAAGAGGCCGTCCTCCCAACCGTGACgacccagaaaacgatcaagatatcaaatcgaagccctGGCCAAGACAAATCAGTCAGTGCAAACCGGttgtcgatctgaccaccgacgcGCCTTCACGCACAGATACAGTGCGCGCCAACTTGCTTtagaaccctaatccgaacccgacgataccgacgaaccctaatccgttCGCGACTCCGTTTCCAGCTCGTGTCCAcctgatcagctccagccccaaggcgttcctgatcctagacgaacTCAGCTCCATCCTACATCAAGGACAACTCGCGATCCGACAGCAACAGCTCCCGTTCGCATCAGCTCGCGATCCGATAGAAGCATCTCGCGTCCCAGTCAGCTCGTGTCCCGATCGTGTCTaagctcgaggttcattcttggtggtccggtttctacaaacaactaaactaaaggTATTTTGAATTCTAAGAATATAATGaatcgaatttggttgattgtaaagaatgaaaccctaaaatataatctctaagatgaaagccataggataatagatcaatccctaagcgaataaatcgaagctctataagttcgatccccctaaaaatcgagattgatccattgatcaattaaaatcagaaccttaaaggttttgaatctcaaatcaaatccctttgatctaagatcaaattttcgaaatccctaaaccctaattcgaaaactattgattaattaaagtgattaattgattgattgagattaaatttgatcatcctgaaattgaaattgcttgttaataaaatcgaaacactaaaccctaattctgaaaatcgattttgattgtttgaaattgaacattgattggttgatttgatcccctagaactattgttaggattgttcaaactcgaatctgattgtttggcttgtttaaactaaaaccctaataacctagtttagattattttaaaatcgaaatctgaaactacatattagttaaactgttctagacttgatcatactcgtggccgtgtggccttgttgcattcataccataacttaatcacattgattgattgcaattacacttagaacttattctaggaatggtgttgaattgaatcaaatagccgtgtggcttgatcTTTGCATGGCCGATAGGTTTGCTTGTTTTGATTGcatcatgaactgatagaaacgaaccatgttaggattgcaattacacgacaaactaaatgcataaaaaCGAACTAGTTTACATCCATGGCCGTGTGGCTTGCTCattggccgtgaggcatagat contains these protein-coding regions:
- the LOC106428370 gene encoding transcription factor DYT1-like: MPFNHKQEKKHFCVKIIGEEGKIMGGGNKFQEPVKINRRRQVRKEKEEDEVNESFKSPNLEAERRRREKLHGRLMALRSHVPTVTNMTKASIVEDAITYIGELQKIVENLTEKLHEMEETPLEIYEQQTVHTIKPEVEAIDLKMEMKKTGIEENVQFCKIGKRKFWLKITTEKRPGIFTKFMEVMCLLGFEIIDITLATSNGAIIISSSVQILQGLCDGDSVDPQQTKDFLLEVMRSNP